Proteins found in one Agaribacterium sp. ZY112 genomic segment:
- a CDS encoding ribonucleotide-diphosphate reductase subunit beta translates to MNREWGKVTVLDWDCDNTEALAKEFREAEKQKNGAKAGTAQQAVKASDKRVINGVSDVNQLAPFAYPWAWEYFLNANKNHWTPLDINMSQDVYDYHHKLNDAERHMYENVLSYLTTSDILAMRNVGLAVMEKMTAPELQIYQARQVYEESLHTWTYQHCIETLNLDQSEIYNRYRVVPEINQKIQIANRRLHSVLRSDIDLTDKDELHNFVLAYMFFAAIFEGCWFYNGFSPIFSLQRRGMMKGTAEQLQYIMRDEILHAGFGIRVVSQILIENDIELDMQAIREMWDEAEAAEKVYGNYICRQGVFGYNAEDHIEQFRYIANRRAKQLGLPEPFPGAKCALPWLDEQANIRKEKNFFETRVTEYQAGGLEWD, encoded by the coding sequence ATGAACAGAGAATGGGGAAAAGTCACCGTGCTAGATTGGGACTGCGACAATACTGAAGCGCTTGCGAAAGAATTTCGTGAAGCTGAAAAACAAAAAAACGGGGCAAAAGCGGGAACGGCACAGCAGGCAGTAAAAGCCTCGGATAAGCGTGTTATCAATGGCGTCAGTGACGTCAACCAACTTGCTCCTTTTGCCTACCCTTGGGCGTGGGAATATTTTTTAAACGCCAATAAAAACCACTGGACCCCACTTGATATCAACATGTCACAAGACGTGTACGACTATCACCACAAGCTCAATGATGCCGAACGACATATGTATGAGAACGTACTCTCGTACTTAACCACCTCAGATATTCTTGCCATGCGCAATGTCGGCCTTGCGGTGATGGAAAAAATGACTGCGCCTGAGCTACAAATTTATCAGGCCCGGCAAGTCTATGAAGAAAGCTTACACACATGGACCTACCAACACTGTATCGAGACACTGAACTTAGACCAAAGTGAGATTTACAACCGCTACCGCGTTGTGCCTGAGATCAACCAAAAGATTCAAATTGCCAACCGTCGCCTGCATAGTGTCTTGCGATCAGATATTGATCTGACTGATAAAGACGAACTACACAATTTTGTCTTGGCTTATATGTTCTTTGCCGCGATCTTTGAGGGCTGTTGGTTCTACAACGGTTTCAGCCCTATTTTCAGTTTGCAGCGCCGTGGCATGATGAAGGGCACTGCCGAACAACTTCAATACATTATGCGTGATGAAATTCTACATGCCGGTTTTGGTATTCGTGTTGTCAGCCAGATCCTCATAGAGAATGACATTGAACTCGATATGCAGGCCATCAGAGAAATGTGGGATGAAGCCGAAGCAGCAGAAAAAGTCTACGGCAACTATATATGCCGACAAGGTGTTTTTGGTTACAACGCAGAAGACCATATTGAACAATTCCGCTACATTGCCAACCGCCGCGCCAAACAACTTGGCCTGCCTGAGCCTTTCCCTGGAGCAAAATGCGCTCTACCTTGGCTCGATGAGCAAGCCAATATTCGCAAAGAGAAAAATTTCTTTGAAACTCGCGTCACCGAATACCAAGCAGGGGGCCTAGAGTGGGACTAG
- a CDS encoding glycosyltransferase family 2 protein: MTEEHKSLAIVVPCYNEEEALEFSFARLNALRERLVTSKLISSSSKLYFVDDGSADQTWATLSQLADEHDYVCALKLSHNRGHQNALYAGLCATTEDAVVSIDADLQDDPDCIEQMMQHFLEGKDVVYGVREERKKDTAFKRLSAEGYYLMMRKMGVDLVFNHADYRLLSRQALDALLSYPEHNLFLRGLVRELGFASSTVSYKREERVAGESKYPLRKMLSFAWEGISAFSTAPLRAITVLGFFSSLVSISILCWVLLTRVFTDSALPGWASILLPLLFIGSVQLVSLGIIGEYLAKIFDEVKRRPRFHIEKSQNANKELKTR; this comes from the coding sequence ATGACAGAAGAACATAAAAGCCTCGCAATCGTTGTGCCTTGTTATAACGAAGAAGAGGCTCTTGAATTTAGCTTTGCCAGATTGAATGCCTTACGCGAACGCCTTGTTACGAGCAAGTTAATCAGTTCCAGCTCCAAACTTTACTTTGTTGATGATGGCAGCGCAGATCAAACATGGGCAACGTTAAGCCAGCTTGCCGATGAGCACGACTACGTATGCGCTCTTAAATTAAGCCATAACCGAGGCCACCAAAACGCCCTTTATGCAGGCTTATGCGCAACAACCGAAGACGCTGTTGTCAGTATTGATGCCGACCTTCAAGATGACCCAGACTGCATAGAGCAAATGATGCAGCACTTCTTAGAAGGTAAAGATGTGGTTTATGGTGTGCGCGAAGAGCGAAAAAAAGATACCGCCTTTAAACGCCTGAGCGCCGAGGGCTATTACCTCATGATGCGTAAGATGGGCGTAGACTTGGTATTTAATCATGCCGACTACCGCTTGCTTTCGCGCCAAGCACTCGATGCCCTATTAAGCTACCCCGAGCACAACCTGTTTTTGCGCGGCCTCGTTCGAGAGCTAGGCTTCGCAAGCTCAACGGTTAGCTATAAACGTGAAGAACGTGTTGCTGGCGAAAGTAAATACCCTCTACGCAAGATGCTTAGCTTTGCTTGGGAAGGCATTAGTGCCTTTTCTACAGCGCCCTTACGTGCAATTACCGTCCTTGGTTTTTTCTCCAGCTTAGTATCGATTAGTATTCTATGTTGGGTGCTGCTAACTCGAGTATTTACCGATAGCGCCCTACCCGGCTGGGCATCCATCTTATTACCCCTACTCTTTATTGGCAGTGTACAGCTAGTCAGCCTTGGTATTATTGGTGAGTATCTAGCTAAAATCTTTGATGAAGTAAAAAGGCGCCCACGCTTTCATATAGAAAAGAGCCAAAACGCAAATAAAGAGCTCAAAACCCGCTAA
- the hrpB gene encoding ATP-dependent helicase HrpB: protein MNELPIYGVIDELKHKLNSSDKVILEAEPGAGKTTVVPLELMQEEWLEEQLIVMLEPRRVAARAAAERMAASLNEPCGQQVGYRIRQENRSSVSTRILVVTEGVLTRWLQQDPSLEGVGLVIFDEFHERNLESDLGLALSLQCQSLLRDEGPALKLLLMSATLNSQVLSHFLNDAPTVQSQGRSYPVEIHYYPHTIKRTYGFAEAIAQACFEALSKNEGNCLVFLPGQREIRDCLSALNSLLQSKNMASGFELLPLHGGLSLEEQRRAIEPLSQQAQQSLRKVVLATDIAETSLTIDGISLVIDSGLHRSAQYDARNAMSRLHTQRISKASAIQRAGRAGRLGPGSCWRLWPEDEQSSLVEHSQAEILQADLCNFALQLFSWGLQSPSELELLDQPREGMFQQAVDLLQKLEAIDEHNKLTPQGQTMAKLPCHPRFAYMLLRAAQHQCLSEAALLAAVLSENRRPNFAGADLQALLNELQLPASTHSKKQAANKQIQGFRYQIKQQQKRFISLCKGMQAEYDKPIEAMAFLLACAFPDRIAKLQNLEQGSYKLSNGRRASLATNEALSASPYIVIAELGGHAEQSVDRIYAAIELPELLLKNELKALCHKQHRFEWQADQDRFIALKESYVGALLIGSEQQKKVSDEQRREALLNFIRKQGLHILNWDDGCINLQARAELLKHKASLLAAFQLESKDWPSFTESDLLQELELWLAPSLTKVKRLSELKKIKLEPLLKQRLNWAQQSALNELCPERIGVASGNQYSIDYSQSPPVLACKLQEMFGWQQGPSILKGQLPLMLHLLSPAQRPLQITQDLVGFWQNSYEQVKKEMRGRYPKHPWPDDPVQAQATRFTKKRSGQQ, encoded by the coding sequence ATGAATGAACTGCCTATCTATGGCGTTATTGATGAGCTAAAACACAAGCTCAACAGCAGCGATAAAGTCATCCTTGAAGCTGAACCTGGGGCCGGTAAAACCACGGTTGTGCCGCTAGAGCTCATGCAAGAAGAGTGGCTCGAAGAACAACTTATTGTCATGCTTGAACCTAGGCGGGTGGCCGCACGTGCCGCCGCCGAACGTATGGCTGCTAGCTTAAACGAGCCCTGTGGCCAGCAGGTTGGCTATCGTATTCGCCAAGAAAACCGTAGCAGTGTAAGTACTCGCATACTTGTTGTAACAGAGGGCGTATTGACTCGCTGGCTACAACAAGACCCGAGCTTAGAAGGTGTTGGCCTTGTCATCTTCGATGAGTTCCATGAGCGCAACCTAGAGAGCGACCTTGGCCTTGCCTTGAGCTTACAGTGTCAAAGCCTGCTTCGTGATGAAGGTCCTGCGCTTAAATTACTGTTAATGTCGGCCACCCTAAATAGCCAAGTACTTAGCCACTTTTTAAACGATGCCCCCACGGTGCAGAGCCAAGGGCGCAGCTATCCTGTTGAGATCCATTATTATCCTCACACGATTAAACGAACTTATGGTTTTGCAGAAGCTATTGCCCAGGCCTGCTTTGAAGCCCTATCTAAAAACGAGGGCAACTGCCTTGTTTTTTTACCTGGACAGCGAGAAATTCGCGATTGCTTAAGCGCACTCAATAGCTTGCTGCAAAGTAAAAATATGGCCAGCGGTTTTGAACTATTACCGCTGCATGGCGGTTTAAGCTTAGAGGAGCAGCGGCGAGCTATTGAACCTTTAAGCCAGCAAGCTCAACAAAGCTTACGCAAAGTTGTTTTGGCAACGGATATAGCTGAAACCAGCTTAACCATTGATGGCATCAGCCTTGTTATCGACAGCGGCTTACATCGCAGCGCCCAATACGATGCTCGCAACGCCATGAGCCGTTTGCACACCCAACGTATTAGCAAGGCATCAGCGATACAGCGAGCGGGACGAGCAGGCCGCCTCGGCCCGGGAAGCTGTTGGCGCTTATGGCCCGAAGACGAACAAAGCAGCCTAGTCGAGCACAGCCAAGCCGAAATATTACAGGCCGATTTGTGTAACTTTGCCTTGCAGCTCTTTAGCTGGGGGCTACAAAGCCCAAGCGAGTTAGAGTTACTCGACCAGCCCCGCGAAGGTATGTTTCAGCAAGCTGTCGATTTACTACAAAAACTTGAAGCCATTGATGAGCACAACAAGCTTACTCCCCAAGGCCAAACCATGGCCAAGCTACCCTGCCACCCCCGCTTTGCCTATATGTTGCTGCGTGCAGCTCAGCACCAATGCCTATCTGAAGCTGCTTTATTGGCAGCCGTATTAAGTGAAAACCGTCGCCCAAACTTTGCAGGCGCCGATCTACAAGCCCTACTTAACGAGCTGCAGCTGCCTGCCAGCACGCATAGCAAGAAACAAGCGGCTAACAAGCAAATACAAGGCTTTAGGTATCAGATCAAGCAGCAGCAAAAACGCTTTATATCCTTATGCAAAGGCATGCAAGCTGAGTATGACAAACCCATAGAAGCCATGGCATTTCTGCTCGCCTGTGCGTTTCCTGACCGAATCGCCAAGCTGCAAAACCTTGAGCAAGGCAGCTACAAGCTAAGTAATGGAAGACGAGCAAGCTTAGCCACTAACGAAGCCTTAAGTGCCAGCCCCTATATCGTTATTGCTGAACTTGGCGGTCATGCTGAACAAAGCGTTGACCGTATCTACGCTGCGATTGAACTGCCAGAGCTTTTATTAAAAAACGAACTTAAAGCGCTCTGTCACAAACAGCACCGCTTTGAATGGCAGGCCGATCAAGACCGCTTTATTGCTTTAAAAGAATCTTATGTAGGGGCTTTGTTAATCGGCAGTGAGCAGCAAAAGAAGGTAAGTGATGAGCAGCGCCGTGAAGCGCTACTTAATTTTATTCGCAAGCAAGGCTTACACATACTTAATTGGGATGACGGCTGTATCAACCTGCAAGCCCGTGCCGAACTGCTTAAACATAAAGCCTCTTTGCTTGCCGCGTTTCAGCTTGAAAGTAAAGACTGGCCTAGTTTTACTGAAAGTGATTTATTACAAGAGCTTGAGCTTTGGCTCGCGCCAAGTCTTACTAAGGTAAAGCGCCTAAGTGAACTCAAAAAAATAAAGCTTGAGCCGCTATTAAAACAACGACTTAATTGGGCCCAGCAAAGCGCCTTAAATGAACTGTGCCCAGAGCGCATCGGCGTTGCCTCAGGTAACCAATACAGTATTGATTACAGCCAGTCACCTCCCGTACTCGCCTGTAAATTACAAGAGATGTTTGGCTGGCAGCAGGGCCCCAGTATCTTAAAAGGCCAACTGCCTTTGATGTTGCACTTGTTGAGCCCCGCCCAACGCCCCCTGCAAATTACGCAAGACCTCGTTGGCTTTTGGCAAAACAGCTACGAGCAAGTAAAAAAAGAAATGAGAGGTCGTTACCCCAAACACCCTTGGCCAGATGATCCTGTGCAAGCTCAAGCGACTCGCTTCACCAAAAAACGCAGTGGACAACAATAA
- a CDS encoding NPCBM/NEW2 domain-containing protein, with protein sequence MDSKDSTETSSELGLETNSPSASQTLLSNEQEFGVEARSDKQNPSEQADSVSDLAGESAEVKDITRDDAPYFDTAVNIPQITPSVISASEAALMRSRVMKDEGLIARSQWLKIYLVAALLFNLLALFLSGHLSDMTFWSNWTKQLAGGGYKAFHGDYPPIYIHWLWLVSKFYLATESFIATNLQLKFFAQLPIALSHCVLISVVYKLLNHEKSSKVQFHSVLLFTVFNPALLLDGPIWGQVDVFPTTIALISILLGMDKRWAVAAVPLYCLALLTKFQMICFAPVFAILFFTRPKVHIIGCLLAIPVFLLGFAPFILVGEFKSAFEHAYINTLGQYPYGSLNAANLPLLLFGNMGADSDPILQSIQDPTLRNVLSVKHVGMLSFALFCCVIFVHGLFDLIKQKHLGFERDFQVYILRVAMLCALGFFTLLPAMHERYIMPSVIIALAYVGLARTHYFYAIMLTLIAYLNIDIILRHHSLNIFPSLALMTSLTFAYAFVDHMSQGRLNNVVVMGLSRLIKSPKLALVAMPLMLLFMAYYLTFGGRPDTLTLDKEQLLLSKLEPLYSRQDHGKLHVDRSYDGNFLSLDGQRYGDGLGTHSNSVIRYKLPDQAQRFSFIAGIDDEVGKAGAVVFVVRADNKEIWRSQRISGSGAAVSADLDVSGTNMLELKVLSVGSPNSDHANWVNPIITLDTEAPELNAVDADKEVIVR encoded by the coding sequence ATGGATTCCAAAGATAGCACAGAGACTAGCTCTGAATTAGGTCTTGAAACTAATAGCCCTTCTGCTTCTCAAACGCTTTTGTCCAATGAGCAGGAGTTTGGCGTAGAGGCAAGAAGTGATAAGCAAAACCCAAGTGAGCAAGCCGATTCTGTTAGTGACCTAGCCGGTGAGTCTGCCGAAGTTAAAGATATCACACGTGATGATGCGCCTTATTTTGATACTGCAGTGAATATCCCTCAAATTACGCCAAGTGTTATTAGTGCCAGTGAGGCTGCATTAATGCGCTCACGAGTGATGAAAGACGAGGGCCTTATCGCTCGCTCACAGTGGCTGAAGATATATCTTGTAGCGGCGCTGTTGTTTAATCTATTGGCTTTATTTTTATCGGGACATCTAAGCGACATGACCTTTTGGTCAAACTGGACCAAACAGTTGGCCGGGGGAGGTTATAAGGCGTTTCATGGAGACTACCCCCCTATTTATATTCACTGGCTGTGGCTGGTTTCTAAGTTTTACCTTGCCACAGAGTCGTTTATTGCAACAAATTTACAGTTAAAGTTCTTTGCCCAGCTTCCGATTGCTCTTTCGCATTGCGTGTTAATTTCTGTTGTTTATAAACTTTTAAATCATGAAAAAAGTTCTAAGGTTCAATTCCACTCGGTATTACTATTTACGGTATTTAACCCAGCATTGTTATTGGATGGGCCTATATGGGGGCAGGTTGATGTCTTCCCTACAACAATAGCGCTGATATCCATTCTCTTAGGGATGGATAAGCGTTGGGCTGTAGCAGCTGTACCCTTATATTGTTTAGCGTTGTTAACTAAGTTCCAGATGATTTGTTTTGCTCCTGTATTTGCAATTTTATTCTTCACAAGACCGAAAGTGCATATCATCGGTTGTTTACTAGCGATCCCTGTCTTTTTACTCGGTTTTGCTCCTTTTATTCTGGTTGGAGAGTTTAAAAGTGCCTTTGAGCATGCGTATATCAATACCTTGGGGCAATATCCTTACGGTTCACTAAATGCTGCAAATTTGCCGCTATTGTTGTTTGGCAATATGGGGGCAGATTCAGATCCAATACTGCAGTCGATTCAAGATCCGACCTTGCGTAATGTCTTGAGTGTTAAGCATGTGGGGATGTTGTCGTTTGCGTTGTTTTGCTGTGTAATTTTTGTACATGGTCTTTTTGATTTAATCAAGCAGAAGCACCTAGGTTTTGAGCGTGATTTTCAAGTTTATATCCTGCGGGTAGCGATGCTCTGTGCTTTGGGCTTTTTTACCTTACTACCAGCTATGCACGAGCGCTATATCATGCCTAGCGTGATTATCGCTCTTGCTTATGTCGGTTTAGCTCGAACTCACTATTTTTACGCCATTATGCTTACGCTGATAGCGTACTTAAATATCGATATTATTTTGCGTCATCACAGCTTAAATATATTTCCATCATTGGCTTTAATGACAAGCCTAACTTTTGCTTATGCCTTTGTAGATCATATGAGCCAGGGGCGTTTAAACAACGTCGTTGTGATGGGGCTAAGCAGGCTTATCAAATCGCCAAAGCTTGCATTAGTGGCAATGCCGCTAATGCTTTTATTTATGGCTTATTACCTTACCTTTGGAGGGCGACCAGACACGCTCACCCTAGATAAAGAGCAGCTTCTTTTAAGCAAGCTTGAGCCTCTCTATAGTCGTCAAGATCACGGTAAACTACATGTCGATCGAAGTTATGATGGTAATTTTTTAAGCCTTGATGGACAGCGCTACGGGGACGGTTTAGGTACCCATTCTAATTCTGTTATACGTTATAAATTACCGGATCAAGCTCAGCGTTTTAGTTTTATCGCCGGTATTGATGATGAGGTTGGCAAAGCCGGTGCGGTGGTGTTTGTTGTGCGAGCAGATAACAAAGAGATATGGCGCTCGCAGAGAATATCGGGCTCAGGCGCTGCGGTCAGCGCAGATTTGGATGTGAGTGGTACCAATATGCTCGAGCTTAAAGTGCTGTCGGTCGGTTCACCCAATAGTGATCACGCGAACTGGGTAAATCCAATCATAACACTTGATACTGAAGCGCCTGAATTGAACGCGGTTGATGCGGATAAAGAAGTAATTGTGCGTTAG
- a CDS encoding phospholipid carrier-dependent glycosyltransferase: MAKKNKHKNTGRSSTPEMQDVQASSAVIANPVAQGLDWGLLLNGRRYWVILGLLTFVAAVIRFWTLSRFDSMVFDEVYFSQYAYNYLTDVTFFDAHPPLSKYIIGTGIWLYNLMPFTETYELTQVELAELSPTARRWVNAVTGTLLVPIAARTVYALWPNRLASLVMAFLVCFEGLLIVESRYGLNNIYIATFGMSALYFLGKVTTAESHKKLYFLAACSAMLGLTYSIKWNGLGFSAVVWGACVLSYILYLRSKYLGLDLTAKPLAVFKAIVKINPFLLIPILLVPGFVLYCLLWIPHISMIPDYGFAEVHHQIFAYHGRVEADAHPYCSSWYGWPVMARPMSYLFEKEVVDGVKMFTDVHLMGNPAIIWLGAASVLLMLPVWDYHLQRALRKGVIHSELMFMSICIGGYAANFLPWAFVSRCLFYYHYIPASLFSLLALAWVITHLLSGRPLLDLCKGWISRGLGIFIVSLILAAFIYWLPIYLGITTTADGFYQRMWFTSWI, translated from the coding sequence ATGGCTAAGAAGAATAAACATAAGAATACGGGCCGTAGCTCAACACCCGAAATGCAAGATGTACAAGCGTCGTCGGCGGTTATTGCCAATCCTGTAGCGCAGGGGCTCGACTGGGGCTTATTGCTCAATGGTCGCCGCTATTGGGTTATTCTTGGGCTACTGACTTTTGTGGCTGCTGTGATCCGCTTTTGGACTCTATCGCGCTTTGATTCGATGGTCTTTGATGAAGTCTACTTCTCACAATACGCTTATAACTATCTGACCGATGTTACCTTCTTTGATGCCCACCCGCCCTTAAGTAAGTACATTATTGGTACGGGAATCTGGCTCTACAATTTGATGCCCTTTACCGAAACCTATGAACTCACTCAGGTCGAGTTGGCGGAGTTATCCCCTACGGCAAGGCGCTGGGTAAATGCGGTTACCGGGACTTTATTAGTACCTATCGCTGCTAGAACGGTATATGCACTTTGGCCAAACCGTCTCGCGTCCTTGGTCATGGCCTTTTTGGTGTGCTTTGAAGGTTTATTAATTGTTGAGTCGCGCTATGGCTTAAACAATATTTATATTGCCACCTTTGGTATGTCGGCGCTCTACTTTCTAGGTAAAGTGACGACGGCTGAGTCCCATAAGAAACTTTATTTCCTTGCCGCTTGCTCAGCAATGTTGGGCCTGACTTACAGTATTAAGTGGAATGGTCTTGGCTTCTCTGCCGTGGTTTGGGGTGCATGTGTACTGAGTTACATCTTGTATTTACGCTCTAAATACCTAGGTTTGGATCTAACTGCGAAACCCTTGGCGGTGTTTAAAGCCATTGTAAAAATAAACCCGTTTTTATTAATCCCCATTCTGCTGGTGCCGGGGTTCGTGCTGTATTGTTTGTTGTGGATTCCCCATATCAGCATGATTCCTGATTATGGTTTTGCTGAGGTTCACCACCAAATCTTTGCGTATCATGGCCGAGTAGAGGCGGATGCCCACCCTTATTGTTCCAGCTGGTACGGCTGGCCTGTTATGGCAAGGCCCATGAGTTACCTCTTTGAAAAAGAGGTGGTTGATGGTGTGAAGATGTTTACCGACGTACACCTAATGGGGAATCCGGCCATTATTTGGTTGGGTGCTGCAAGTGTCTTATTGATGTTACCGGTCTGGGATTACCACCTTCAGCGCGCTTTGCGTAAAGGCGTCATCCATTCTGAATTGATGTTTATGTCGATTTGTATTGGCGGATATGCTGCGAATTTCCTACCTTGGGCCTTTGTAAGTCGCTGCCTCTTTTATTACCACTATATTCCAGCGTCGTTGTTCTCTTTATTGGCTTTGGCTTGGGTAATTACGCATCTTTTAAGTGGGCGGCCATTGCTTGATCTTTGTAAAGGGTGGATATCACGTGGCTTAGGTATTTTTATTGTCTCGCTTATATTGGCCGCCTTTATTTACTGGCTACCGATTTATTTGGGTATTACAACAACTGCCGATGGTTTTTATCAGCGTATGTGGTTTACCAGTTGGATTTAA
- a CDS encoding isoprenylcysteine carboxylmethyltransferase family protein translates to MRNPIPPFLLCLALTPLSYIFNGSFLAISEKAAKISALLLGSLAISLMLIAKYQFSKAHTTINPLRPENSRCLVTHGVFSFSRNPMYLGMALLLVASAIFFRSVLGFGIALAFVIYIDLFQIRAEERALKERFYEAFRGYQRSVRRWL, encoded by the coding sequence ATGCGAAACCCTATTCCGCCGTTCTTATTGTGCTTGGCGCTCACGCCTTTAAGTTACATTTTTAATGGCTCTTTTTTAGCCATTTCCGAGAAAGCAGCCAAAATCTCTGCCCTGCTTTTGGGCTCACTTGCTATATCGTTGATGCTGATTGCCAAATACCAATTCAGCAAAGCCCACACCACCATCAACCCTTTGCGACCTGAAAACAGCCGCTGCCTAGTCACACATGGCGTATTTAGTTTCAGTCGTAATCCGATGTATTTAGGCATGGCTCTATTGCTGGTAGCATCCGCTATATTCTTCCGCTCTGTGCTCGGTTTTGGCATTGCATTAGCTTTTGTTATCTATATCGATTTATTTCAGATTCGAGCCGAAGAACGGGCCTTAAAAGAACGCTTTTATGAAGCCTTTCGAGGTTATCAACGCAGCGTAAGACGCTGGTTATAA
- a CDS encoding UDP-2,3-diacylglucosamine diphosphatase: MSTVPTHWFVADTHFCESRPEHIDAFTRLCQLPKAGDSLLLLGDIFEIWIGDDLARPSDVAIEEQLLALTQRGVKLFLMHGNRDFMLGPAFAKRTGCKLINDPTKWVLPNGQEALLTHGDWFCTDEVGYRRFRRISRNKLFQFLFKCLPSSRRKNIANKIRANSIAAHKRGGNRSYDANAGLIQQWFNKYSPINTIIMGHTHLPNLHQQQAQTRLVLGDWRDTLWYAKASAENGVQLFEADLKLTDAKLRFQFD; this comes from the coding sequence ATGAGTACAGTTCCAACACATTGGTTTGTTGCCGATACCCACTTCTGTGAAAGCCGCCCCGAGCATATCGATGCATTTACGCGCCTGTGTCAGCTGCCTAAAGCTGGTGATAGCCTGCTCTTACTTGGTGATATTTTTGAAATTTGGATCGGGGATGATCTTGCCCGCCCAAGTGATGTAGCAATTGAAGAGCAGTTGTTAGCGCTTACTCAGCGTGGCGTAAAGCTCTTCTTAATGCATGGCAATCGCGACTTTATGCTAGGCCCTGCCTTTGCCAAACGAACTGGCTGCAAGCTTATAAACGATCCAACTAAGTGGGTACTTCCTAACGGCCAAGAGGCTTTGTTAACTCATGGAGACTGGTTCTGCACTGATGAAGTAGGCTATCGTCGTTTTCGCCGCATCAGCCGTAACAAGCTATTCCAGTTCTTGTTTAAATGCCTGCCAAGTAGCCGCCGCAAAAACATCGCCAACAAGATTCGAGCTAATAGCATTGCCGCACACAAACGCGGTGGTAACCGCAGTTACGATGCCAATGCCGGCTTAATCCAACAATGGTTCAATAAATACAGTCCGATTAATACGATTATTATGGGCCATACCCACCTGCCCAATTTACATCAACAACAGGCACAAACTCGATTAGTACTCGGTGATTGGCGCGATACACTATGGTACGCCAAAGCCTCTGCAGAAAACGGCGTGCAACTCTTTGAGGCCGACTTAAAACTCACTGATGCCAAGTTGCGTTTTCAGTTTGATTAA
- a CDS encoding GtrA family protein, which produces MTSDSSGSHWFSRLRQHQIYKEFQRFFLSGLGATAIHYALMIWLVELGMRPTWLASSIGFICSAVVNFLLARYLVFDSKAPWKHAGLRYVLMIGGGLLINAIALAYLNSFIHYLIAQIGATGLVFIYNFFASKYWVHKSQ; this is translated from the coding sequence ATGACAAGTGATTCAAGCGGCTCTCACTGGTTTAGCCGCCTGCGCCAGCATCAAATATACAAAGAGTTCCAACGCTTCTTTCTTAGCGGCCTTGGTGCAACAGCTATTCACTACGCCCTTATGATTTGGTTAGTAGAACTCGGAATGCGGCCAACTTGGCTAGCCAGTAGCATTGGCTTTATTTGCTCAGCGGTTGTGAACTTCCTACTCGCTCGTTACTTGGTTTTTGATAGCAAGGCGCCTTGGAAACACGCCGGCCTACGCTATGTACTTATGATCGGCGGGGGACTGTTGATCAACGCCATTGCCTTGGCTTATTTAAATTCTTTTATTCATTACCTAATCGCCCAGATCGGCGCGACCGGTTTGGTGTTTATCTATAACTTCTTTGCCAGTAAATACTGGGTCCATAAAAGTCAGTAA